In a single window of the Methylococcus sp. Mc7 genome:
- a CDS encoding IS66 family transposase zinc-finger binding domain-containing protein, whose translation MLPLSAEDRRCPECGEERPVIGYESSERLDYLPATLKVVETRREKCACSKCQGQLTTVPAKPEIIEGASRCRVFWRIC comes from the coding sequence GTGTTGCCGCTGTCGGCGGAAGATCGCCGGTGTCCTGAATGCGGCGAAGAGCGGCCGGTGATCGGCTACGAAAGTTCCGAGCGGCTGGACTACCTACCGGCCACCCTCAAGGTGGTCGAGACCCGCCGGGAAAAATGCGCCTGTTCCAAGTGCCAGGGGCAGCTGACCACGGTGCCGGCGAAGCCTGAGATTATCGAAGGGGCATCCCGCTGCCGGGTCTTCTGGCGCATCTGCTGA